The following proteins are co-located in the Macadamia integrifolia cultivar HAES 741 chromosome 3, SCU_Mint_v3, whole genome shotgun sequence genome:
- the LOC122073587 gene encoding probable E3 ubiquitin-protein ligase RNF217 — MSATGSVYDSMEEEEEVLPISATSSFYHSMEEEEEEGLPSLTCEICIEPMRENNKFNNGNKCSHPFCLDCIVKYIEAKMEDNNRAEVSCPASNCDNLLDPLSCRSILPADLFVRWCDVLCEFSVQRFDQSMYCPFPECSTLVLSECEGDIYTRTECPNCKKLFCFKCKIPWHVGFVCSETEQLRDENDILFGELVERNKWMKCPGCNFRVEKIEGCPNITCRCGVLFCYKCGKIKSACECYRENVPARRVGTYIGNERRGCVDSRIFKFIFNLLINVIFIGLIVGLDKIKGSKAAHIISTILLYIYYIFVFPMSGYALCQICCCCGRR, encoded by the exons ATGTCTGCCACAGGTTCTGTATACGACTCtatggaagaggaagaagaggttcTTCCAATTTCCGCCACTAGTTCTTTCTACCAttcaatggaagaagaagaagaagagggtctTCCAAGCCTTACTTGTGAGATTTGTATAGAACCCATGAGAGAAAACAACAAATTCAACAACGGAAACAAGTGTTCCCATCCATTCTGCTTAGATTGTATCGTTAAGTACATAGAAGCCAAGATGGAAGACAATAACAGAGCAGAAGTGTCATGTCCAGCTTCAAATTGTGACAACCTCTTGGATCCCCTTTCCTGCCGCTCGATCCTCCCTGCAGATTTGTTCGTAAGATGGTGTGATGTGCTGTGTGAGTTTTCTGTTCAAAGGTTTGATCAAAGTATGTATTGCCCTTTCCCCGAGTGTTCGACGTTAGTCCTGAGTGAGTGTGAAGGTGATATTTATACAAGAACAGAGTGCCCAAATTGCAAGAAACTGTTCTGTTTCAAGTGTAAGATCCCTTGGCATGTGGGTTTTGTGTGCAGTGAGACAGAGCAGTTGAGAGATGAAAATGATATTCTATTCGGCGAGCTTGTTGAAAGGAACAAGTGGATGAAATGTCCTGGCTGCAATTTCCGTGTGGAGAAAATTGAGGGTTGCCCCAACATAACTTGCAG ATGTGGGGTGCTCTTCTGCTATAAGTGTGGAAAAATCAAGAGTGCTTGTGAATGTTACAGAGAAAACGTTCCTGCTAGGAGGGTTGGAACTTATATTGGTAATGAGAGACGTGGTTGTGTGGATTCAAGAATCTTCAAGTTCATATTTAATTTATTGATTAATGTAATTTTCATAGGATTAATAGTTGGATTAGATAAGATCAAAGGAAGCAAAGCGGCTCACATTATTTCCACAATACTTTTGTATATATACTATATATTTGTATTCCCCATGTCTGGGTATGCTCTCTGCCAAATTTGCTGTTGTTGTGGAAGAAGATAG